In Lachnospiraceae bacterium, one DNA window encodes the following:
- the gatC gene encoding Asp-tRNA(Asn)/Glu-tRNA(Gln) amidotransferase subunit GatC, with the protein MANVISDDTIEYVGILAKLELSPEEKEEAKKDMGRMLDYIDKLNELDTTGVEPMSHVFPVNNVFREDVVTNGDDRDEILANAPAKKDGAFMVPKTVE; encoded by the coding sequence ATGGCAAATGTGATCAGTGACGATACCATAGAGTATGTGGGCATTCTGGCAAAACTGGAGCTTTCACCAGAAGAAAAAGAAGAAGCAAAAAAAGATATGGGAAGAATGCTTGATTATATTGATAAATTAAATGAACTGGATACAACTGGCGTAGAGCCTATGTCTCATGTATTTCCCGTAAATAATGTATTCCGTGAAGATGTAGTGACAAACGGGGATGACAGAGACGAGATACTTGCCAATGCACCTGCAAAGAAGGATGGAGCTTTCATGGTGCCTAAGACAGTAGAATAG
- the gatA gene encoding Asp-tRNA(Asn)/Glu-tRNA(Gln) amidotransferase subunit GatA: MSILDLTALELGKKIKAGEITSLQATEAVIKQIKAVEEQVHSYVTLDEEGAMKRAKEVQAQIEAGTLTGPLAGVPAAIKDNMCTKDMRTTCSSKILENFVPTYTAEAVLNLEKAGAVILGKTNMDEFAMGSTTETSYYGVTRNPWNTEHVPGGSSGGSCAAVAANECFYALGSDTGGSIRQPSSFCGVTGIKPTYGTVSRYGLIAYGSSLDQIGPVAKDVSDCAAILEAISSHDLKDSISMVRTDCDFTSALKDDVKGMKIGIPSSYFGEGLDEEVRAAILKAADILKEKGAIVETFDLGLVDYAIPAYYVIASAEASSNLSRFDGIKYGYRTKAYEGLHNMYKKTRSEGFGPEVKRRIMLGSFVLSSGYYDAYYLKALRTKALIKKEFDKAFAKYDLILAPASPDTAPKLGASLSDPLKMYLGDIYTISVNLAGLPGMTVPCGMDSKGLPIGMQLIGDCFKEKNIIRAGYAFECTRKYEMPKLAKVSD, from the coding sequence ATGAGTATATTAGATTTAACAGCCCTGGAACTGGGAAAAAAGATAAAGGCCGGAGAAATCACTTCTTTGCAGGCCACAGAAGCAGTGATAAAGCAGATCAAGGCAGTGGAAGAGCAGGTTCATTCTTATGTTACGTTAGACGAAGAAGGAGCCATGAAGCGTGCAAAAGAGGTTCAGGCCCAGATCGAGGCAGGAACACTGACAGGTCCACTGGCAGGTGTTCCGGCTGCTATTAAGGATAACATGTGTACTAAAGACATGCGCACTACCTGCAGCTCAAAGATCCTTGAAAATTTTGTGCCAACTTATACAGCAGAGGCTGTTTTAAACCTGGAAAAAGCAGGAGCCGTTATTCTTGGAAAGACCAATATGGATGAATTTGCAATGGGAAGCACCACAGAGACTTCCTATTACGGTGTGACCCGCAACCCATGGAATACAGAGCATGTACCTGGTGGTTCTTCAGGCGGCTCCTGTGCAGCTGTAGCAGCTAATGAGTGCTTTTATGCATTAGGTTCTGATACAGGCGGTTCTATCCGTCAGCCAAGTTCCTTCTGCGGCGTTACCGGCATTAAACCCACCTATGGAACTGTATCCCGTTATGGCCTCATCGCCTATGGTTCTTCCCTGGACCAGATCGGACCGGTTGCAAAGGACGTTTCCGATTGTGCAGCGATTCTGGAAGCGATTTCTTCCCATGATTTAAAAGACAGCATTTCCATGGTCCGTACAGACTGTGATTTTACCTCTGCATTAAAAGATGATGTAAAGGGAATGAAGATCGGTATCCCATCAAGCTATTTTGGTGAAGGACTGGATGAGGAAGTAAGGGCAGCCATTTTAAAGGCAGCAGATATTTTAAAGGAAAAAGGCGCTATTGTAGAAACCTTTGATTTAGGTTTGGTAGATTATGCTATTCCTGCTTATTACGTCATTGCTTCTGCAGAAGCAAGTTCCAACCTTTCACGTTTTGACGGCATAAAATATGGCTACCGCACCAAAGCATACGAGGGTCTTCACAACATGTATAAAAAGACACGTTCTGAAGGCTTCGGACCGGAAGTAAAGCGCCGTATCATGCTTGGCTCTTTCGTATTAAGCTCCGGTTATTATGACGCTTATTATTTAAAGGCCCTGCGTACCAAGGCTCTGATCAAGAAAGAATTTGATAAAGCTTTTGCAAAATATGACCTGATCCTGGCTCCTGCATCTCCTGATACAGCACCAAAGCTGGGAGCTTCCTTAAGTGATCCATTAAAAATGTATCTGGGTGATATTTATACGATTTCCGTTAATCTGGCTGGTCTTCCTGGAATGACCGTTCCATGCGGCATGGACTCTAAGGGTCTTCCGATTGGAATGCAGCTGATCGGTGACTGCTTTAAGGAAAAGAACATTATCCGCGCAGGATATGCATTTGAGTGTACCAGAAAATACGAAATGCCTAAGCTGGCAAAAGTATCTGACTGA
- the gatB gene encoding Asp-tRNA(Asn)/Glu-tRNA(Gln) amidotransferase subunit GatB, which yields MSKQYETVIGLEVHVELATKTKIFCGCSTAFGGAPNTHTCPVCTGMPGSLPVLNKQVVEYAMAVGLAANCQINQYCKFDRKNYFYPDNPQNYQISQLYLPICHDGWVEIETESGIKKKVGIHEIHMEEDAGKLVHDEWEDCSLVDYNRSGVPLIEIVSEPDMRSAEEVIAYLEKLRLIIQYLGASDCKLQEGSMRADVNISVREVGASEFGTRTEMKNINSFKAIAHAIEGETRRQIELIEDGRKVIQETRRWDDNKESSKAMRSKEDAQDYRYFPDPDLTPVVISDEWIARIRAAQPELRTEKMVRYISEFDLPQYDAQILTNSKHVADVFEETVKLCGKPKEASNWLMVEAMRLLKEHEMDPDDMGFSPANLAKLIQMVAAGEINRTVAKTVFEEIFEHNVDPAVYVEEKGLKVVNDEGALKATIEGILAANPQSVADYKGGKEKAMGFLVGQTMKAMKGKADPGMVNKLLKELLAQ from the coding sequence ATGAGTAAACAGTATGAGACCGTCATCGGTCTGGAAGTCCATGTAGAACTGGCAACAAAGACGAAAATATTCTGCGGCTGCTCTACCGCTTTCGGAGGAGCGCCAAATACCCATACATGCCCGGTATGTACCGGTATGCCCGGTTCTCTGCCTGTATTAAATAAACAGGTGGTAGAATATGCCATGGCAGTAGGTCTGGCTGCAAACTGCCAGATCAACCAGTACTGCAAATTTGACCGTAAAAACTATTTTTATCCAGATAATCCACAGAACTACCAGATCTCACAGCTGTACCTGCCTATCTGTCACGATGGCTGGGTAGAGATCGAAACAGAGTCCGGCATAAAGAAAAAGGTCGGTATCCATGAGATCCACATGGAAGAGGATGCAGGAAAGCTGGTCCATGACGAGTGGGAAGACTGCTCCCTGGTAGATTACAACCGAAGCGGTGTACCGCTGATCGAGATCGTTTCTGAACCGGATATGAGAAGCGCAGAGGAAGTAATCGCATATCTGGAAAAACTTCGTCTGATCATCCAGTATCTGGGAGCTTCTGACTGTAAGCTTCAGGAAGGTTCCATGCGAGCTGACGTAAACATATCTGTCCGTGAAGTGGGAGCGTCGGAATTTGGCACCAGGACTGAGATGAAGAATATCAACTCTTTTAAGGCTATTGCACATGCCATTGAAGGGGAAACAAGACGCCAGATCGAGCTGATCGAAGACGGCAGGAAGGTCATCCAGGAAACAAGACGCTGGGATGATAATAAAGAAAGCTCAAAGGCTATGCGTTCTAAGGAAGATGCCCAGGATTACCGCTATTTCCCGGATCCGGACCTGACACCGGTGGTGATCAGTGATGAGTGGATCGCAAGGATCAGGGCAGCACAGCCAGAACTTCGTACCGAGAAAATGGTCCGTTATATCAGCGAATTTGACCTGCCTCAGTATGATGCACAGATCCTTACAAATTCCAAGCATGTGGCAGATGTATTTGAGGAGACAGTAAAGCTTTGTGGAAAGCCAAAAGAGGCATCCAACTGGCTGATGGTAGAAGCTATGCGCCTGCTGAAAGAACATGAAATGGATCCGGATGATATGGGCTTTTCACCTGCAAATCTGGCAAAGCTGATCCAGATGGTAGCAGCTGGCGAGATCAACCGTACCGTGGCGAAGACTGTATTTGAAGAGATCTTTGAGCATAATGTGGATCCGGCTGTTTATGTAGAAGAAAAGGGCTTAAAGGTAGTAAATGATGAAGGTGCTTTAAAGGCCACCATTGAAGGCATTCTGGCGGCAAATCCGCAGTCCGTAGCCGATTATAAGGGCGGAAAAGAAAAAGCCATGGGCTTTTTGGTAGGACAGACTATGAAGGCTATGAAGGGAAAGGCAGACCCTGGAATGGTAAATAAGCTGTTAAAGGAGCTGTTAGCGCAGTAA
- a CDS encoding aminotransferase produces the protein MKPYAEMTKEELVALRKDLKAKYHDFQTKDLRLDMSRGKPSADQLDLSMGMMDVLSSDDDLTCEDGTDCRNYGVLTGIDEAKELLADMMEVNPSTIIIYGNSSLNVMYDTVSRAMTHGIMGNTPWCKLDKVKFLCPVPGYDRHFGITQYFGIEMINVPMTPEGPDMDMIEELVANDASIKGIWCVPKYSNPQGYSYSDETVRRFARLEPAAPDFRIFWDNAYGIHHLYDHDQDHLIEILAECKRAGNPDLVYKFASTSKISFPGSGIAAIATSHNNLEDIKAQLKHQTIGHDKVNQLRHVRFFKDIHGMVEHMRKHADIIRPKFEAVEEILERELGGLGIGEWTKPKGGYFIAFDSLDGCAKDIVAKCKKAGVVMTSAGATYPYGKDPHDSNIRIAPTYPPLGDLIVATELFALCVKLSSVEKLLKGME, from the coding sequence ATGAAGCCGTATGCAGAGATGACCAAAGAAGAACTGGTAGCCCTTCGCAAAGACCTGAAGGCAAAGTATCACGATTTTCAGACAAAAGATCTGAGACTGGATATGTCCAGAGGTAAGCCAAGCGCAGATCAGCTGGATCTGTCCATGGGCATGATGGACGTGCTCAGCAGTGATGATGACCTGACCTGTGAAGATGGTACAGACTGCCGTAACTACGGAGTGCTTACCGGTATTGATGAAGCAAAGGAACTTCTGGCAGATATGATGGAGGTTAATCCTTCTACCATTATCATTTATGGAAACTCCAGCTTAAATGTTATGTATGATACGGTTTCAAGAGCCATGACACATGGTATCATGGGAAATACCCCATGGTGCAAGCTGGATAAGGTAAAATTCCTTTGCCCGGTTCCGGGATATGACCGTCACTTTGGTATTACCCAGTATTTCGGTATTGAGATGATCAATGTTCCTATGACTCCGGAAGGTCCTGATATGGATATGATAGAAGAGCTGGTAGCTAATGATGCTTCTATTAAGGGTATCTGGTGTGTACCGAAGTATTCCAATCCACAGGGGTATTCCTATTCTGACGAAACAGTACGCCGCTTTGCAAGACTGGAACCGGCTGCTCCTGATTTTCGTATTTTCTGGGATAATGCATATGGCATCCATCACCTGTATGACCATGACCAGGATCATCTGATCGAGATCCTTGCAGAGTGCAAAAGAGCAGGAAATCCTGATCTGGTTTACAAGTTTGCATCTACTTCCAAGATCAGCTTCCCAGGTTCCGGTATCGCAGCCATCGCTACCTCCCACAACAACCTGGAAGACATCAAGGCTCAGTTAAAGCACCAGACCATTGGCCATGACAAGGTAAATCAGCTGCGTCATGTACGTTTCTTTAAGGACATCCATGGAATGGTAGAGCATATGAGAAAGCATGCAGACATCATCCGTCCGAAGTTTGAAGCTGTAGAAGAGATCCTGGAAAGAGAGCTGGGCGGTCTTGGTATTGGCGAGTGGACCAAGCCAAAGGGCGGCTACTTTATTGCTTTTGATTCCTTAGATGGCTGTGCAAAAGATATTGTAGCAAAATGCAAGAAAGCAGGCGTTGTTATGACCTCTGCCGGAGCAACCTACCCATACGGAAAAGATCCTCATGACAGCAATATCCGTATTGCCCCGACTTATCCACCTCTGGGCGACCTGATCGTGGCTACAGAGCTGTTTGCATTGTGCGTAAAGCTTTCCAGCGTTGAGAAGCTGTTAAAGGGAATGGAGTAA
- a CDS encoding nitroreductase family protein — MNKEMLEAMKNRRSIRSYRKDLMIQEDVLQEILKTATYAPTGGGRQSPVIIAIKDKEMRDHISKLNAQIMGDKDADPFYGAPVIALVLADGSRSTWVEDGTNVLCYLMLAAKACGVSSVWVHREKEIFESEEGKKLLKQWGLSENLKGVGAVALGYNTGEEPQAAPRKEDYILEI; from the coding sequence ATGAATAAAGAAATGTTAGAAGCAATGAAAAACAGAAGATCCATCCGCAGTTACAGAAAAGATCTTATGATACAGGAAGATGTACTTCAGGAGATATTAAAGACTGCTACCTATGCGCCTACAGGTGGAGGAAGACAGTCCCCAGTGATCATTGCGATCAAGGATAAAGAAATGCGGGATCATATTTCAAAGCTGAATGCCCAGATCATGGGAGACAAAGACGCAGATCCATTTTATGGAGCTCCTGTGATCGCCCTTGTTTTAGCAGATGGCAGCCGTAGCACCTGGGTAGAAGATGGGACCAATGTGCTCTGTTATCTGATGCTTGCAGCAAAAGCCTGTGGTGTTTCCAGTGTCTGGGTACACAGAGAAAAAGAGATTTTTGAAAGTGAAGAAGGAAAGAAACTTTTAAAACAGTGGGGACTTTCTGAAAATTTAAAAGGTGTAGGTGCGGTTGCTCTTGGATATAATACAGGCGAGGAGCCCCAGGCAGCTCCCCGCAAAGAGGATTATATCTTGGAAATTTAA
- a CDS encoding PucR family transcriptional regulator ligand-binding domain-containing protein: protein MINYIEESYYPTVEELLKLPIFSTSYVAAGKGGLDRIVSGINLSDNPDYAQWISPGELMISTCFSVYKDPAALAAYIPNLVRNQMAAFCIKPSQYLNNVVPAFMIEQADKADFPLIVLPPDMQFSHITKVLSNELTRRRTALLQNTLSVNQMLTQTITEGADLDEIASMISKLTGGSILIVDSVNSRHSICLKEEDRSIFKADSETQMINQFIHMSVSHDLTLGEHSYGCLYIYDPAQSPALSPELLSQVLSAIPLEITREQSIRERGDSLFASFLLHLLSDPIVDHQLEQTRADEFHLNLSDDHLILRLKTQNPEEKNQYRKNFQHTLLMGNIRSVFSKLGLDVRIVPASDDYLILLNAPAASSELEQLARHVPKLISSLSLEYPDLHLCAGCGRPHPGIRGIIQSDTEARTALRTAMINEQTVFGFEDLGLLRLLYAADPEKETSQFVQEILGPLIENDHQKHSDLIKTLDYYFEYAGNVKRISEEMFTHYNTIAYRIKNIQEITKKDLHDRKDHFLLEAAIYLYKVKVRF from the coding sequence ATGATAAATTATATTGAAGAATCCTATTACCCAACTGTAGAGGAACTTTTAAAACTTCCTATTTTTTCCACCAGCTACGTTGCTGCCGGCAAAGGGGGACTTGACCGTATTGTTTCCGGTATCAACCTCAGCGACAATCCGGACTATGCACAGTGGATTTCTCCTGGTGAACTGATGATCTCCACCTGCTTTTCCGTTTACAAAGATCCGGCTGCCCTGGCTGCGTATATCCCAAACCTGGTACGCAATCAGATGGCTGCATTCTGTATCAAACCTTCCCAGTATTTAAACAATGTGGTTCCTGCTTTTATGATAGAACAGGCAGATAAAGCAGATTTTCCTCTTATCGTCCTTCCACCTGATATGCAGTTTTCCCATATTACCAAGGTACTTTCCAATGAGCTTACAAGGCGAAGGACTGCTCTTTTGCAGAATACCCTTTCTGTAAACCAGATGCTGACACAGACTATTACAGAAGGTGCTGATCTGGATGAAATAGCTTCTATGATCTCAAAACTGACTGGCGGCAGTATCCTGATTGTAGACAGCGTAAACAGCCGTCACAGTATCTGTCTGAAGGAAGAAGACCGTTCCATTTTTAAGGCTGACTCTGAGACCCAGATGATCAATCAGTTTATCCACATGTCCGTTTCTCATGATCTGACTCTGGGTGAACATTCCTATGGCTGTCTCTATATTTATGATCCGGCTCAGTCACCGGCCCTTTCACCAGAGCTTTTATCCCAGGTTCTGTCTGCGATCCCCTTAGAGATCACAAGGGAGCAGAGCATCCGGGAACGGGGTGATTCTCTTTTTGCCAGCTTCCTGCTCCATCTTCTGTCAGATCCGATCGTAGACCACCAGTTAGAACAGACCCGGGCAGATGAATTCCATCTGAACCTTTCTGATGACCACCTGATCCTGCGTTTAAAGACCCAGAATCCGGAAGAGAAAAACCAGTACAGGAAAAACTTCCAGCATACCCTTCTTATGGGCAATATACGGTCTGTTTTTTCCAAATTGGGACTGGACGTACGGATCGTTCCCGCTTCTGATGATTATCTGATCCTGTTAAATGCCCCTGCCGCCAGTTCTGAGTTAGAACAGCTGGCCCGCCATGTTCCAAAGCTTATATCCTCTCTGTCCCTTGAATATCCGGATCTGCATCTGTGTGCAGGATGCGGCCGTCCTCATCCCGGCATCCGCGGGATCATCCAAAGTGACACGGAGGCCCGTACTGCCCTGCGTACCGCAATGATCAATGAACAGACTGTCTTTGGTTTTGAAGATCTTGGTCTTCTGCGCCTTCTCTATGCTGCTGACCCGGAAAAAGAAACCAGCCAGTTTGTACAGGAAATACTAGGGCCATTGATTGAAAATGACCATCAAAAGCATTCGGATCTTATAAAAACACTGGATTATTATTTTGAATACGCCGGAAATGTAAAAAGAATATCAGAAGAAATGTTTACACATTATAACACCATCGCCTACCGGATCAAAAATATACAGGAGATCACAAAAAAAGACCTCCATGACAGGAAAGATCATTTCCTGCTGGAGGCGGCAATATATCTGTATAAAGTGAAAGTCAGATTTTAA
- a CDS encoding DUF2877 domain-containing protein gives MKVQIRICRHLYNMLKEAPVKGMLHSCFRSSMNMVCQYGMITFLAKGKSLQPFSICLEWNGDFKLIEEMLRLRGTELQLSDQGLWIGNFQLFEFEITQILDLKKSQTETLKPGAANFIRSFLEHQEDKGIHRLIEGRKEEVFSSFLAPRIEAFRQAVQEGNMGSAVLTAEQMAGCGPGLTPSSDDFLCGYVASWPDEKPWKGFLKEITNAAALKTNDISGSLLKHAGENMFSEDILQLLKGFESCDPALIRTALKRVSSFGSSSGCDFLTGMYYGVIDSNKMGGNRCGKA, from the coding sequence GTGAAGGTACAGATCAGGATATGCAGACATCTGTATAACATGCTGAAAGAAGCACCTGTAAAGGGAATGTTACATTCCTGTTTTCGCAGTTCCATGAATATGGTGTGCCAGTATGGAATGATCACATTTCTTGCAAAAGGAAAAAGCCTTCAGCCTTTTTCTATCTGTCTTGAATGGAACGGAGATTTTAAATTAATAGAAGAAATGCTCCGTTTGAGAGGAACAGAGCTGCAGTTAAGTGATCAGGGACTCTGGATCGGGAATTTTCAGTTATTTGAATTTGAAATAACCCAGATTCTGGATCTAAAAAAAAGTCAGACAGAAACCTTAAAGCCCGGAGCAGCAAACTTTATCCGCAGTTTCCTGGAACATCAGGAAGATAAAGGAATCCATAGGCTGATCGAAGGCAGAAAAGAGGAAGTGTTTTCCTCATTTCTGGCTCCAAGGATTGAGGCTTTCCGCCAGGCAGTCCAGGAAGGAAACATGGGATCTGCGGTGCTCACAGCAGAACAGATGGCCGGATGCGGGCCGGGACTTACGCCTTCGTCTGATGATTTCCTTTGCGGATATGTGGCATCTTGGCCGGATGAAAAACCATGGAAGGGCTTTTTAAAAGAGATTACAAATGCAGCAGCGTTAAAAACCAATGATATCAGCGGATCTTTGTTGAAACATGCAGGAGAAAATATGTTTTCAGAAGATATTTTACAGCTTTTAAAAGGATTTGAAAGCTGTGATCCGGCACTGATACGTACAGCATTAAAGCGGGTATCCAGTTTTGGAAGCAGCTCAGGCTGTGATTTTCTCACCGGCATGTATTATGGTGTAATCGACAGTAATAAGATGGGAGGAAACAGATGTGGTAAAGCTTGA
- the fdrA gene encoding acyl-CoA synthetase FdrA — protein sequence MVKLEVRKNTYYDSVTLMIISKDVKNLPGITEALVGMGTDLNREIAGNLGLDTEGFEEVTANDFFVAAKCDDEDCFKKAVEKVDELLNKKAEKSKAEYFPPTLDGAVKVEKNLNMAVISVPGRFAADVAKDCLDRDINVMLFSDNVTIEEEKALKEYAVSKELLMMGPDCGTAVINHVPLAFANVIKPGKIGLVCASGTGAQEVSTIIDQLGEGVSQLLGTGGRDLKAEIGGIMMKQCLNALIEDPKTEIIVLVSKPPAKEVEDQILKIAAEAGKPVVVCFIGGDNEKIRKAGLYAAVSLEDAAHKAVALAKGGEVTDFEEFSMGKDQAEKLAAEERAGMIQGQKYVRGLYTGGTICDEAMKLLIGSMEHIYSNIPLSPEDKLENARNGRSKENTFLDFGDDEFTVGRPHPMIDPSLRAERVVEEARDPETAVILVDCVIGYGSHEDPAKDLSDAIRKAKDLAAKEGRYLSVVATVCGTEGDPQSRTATSLQLAGAGAIVLPSNAQAARFVQLITENL from the coding sequence GTGGTAAAGCTTGAAGTCAGAAAAAATACCTATTATGATTCTGTAACACTGATGATCATATCCAAGGATGTGAAAAATCTGCCAGGTATTACAGAAGCTCTTGTAGGTATGGGAACCGATCTGAACAGGGAGATCGCAGGAAACCTGGGACTGGATACGGAAGGATTTGAAGAAGTAACAGCCAATGATTTCTTTGTGGCAGCAAAATGCGATGATGAAGATTGCTTTAAAAAGGCAGTAGAGAAGGTAGATGAACTGCTGAATAAGAAAGCAGAAAAGAGTAAGGCAGAATATTTCCCGCCTACACTGGATGGAGCAGTAAAAGTAGAAAAAAATCTGAATATGGCAGTGATCTCTGTTCCGGGACGTTTTGCAGCAGATGTGGCAAAGGATTGTCTGGATCGTGATATCAACGTAATGCTTTTCAGTGATAATGTGACCATCGAGGAAGAAAAAGCACTGAAAGAATATGCAGTTTCAAAAGAACTTCTGATGATGGGACCTGACTGTGGCACAGCAGTGATCAATCATGTGCCTCTTGCATTTGCAAATGTGATCAAGCCAGGAAAGATCGGTCTTGTATGTGCTTCCGGTACAGGCGCACAGGAAGTTTCAACCATTATTGATCAGTTAGGAGAAGGTGTTTCCCAGCTGCTTGGTACAGGCGGAAGAGACTTAAAGGCAGAGATCGGCGGTATCATGATGAAGCAGTGTCTGAACGCCCTGATCGAAGATCCAAAAACAGAGATCATCGTACTGGTATCCAAACCTCCGGCAAAAGAGGTAGAGGACCAGATCTTAAAGATCGCAGCAGAAGCCGGAAAACCGGTCGTTGTATGTTTCATTGGCGGTGACAATGAAAAGATCAGAAAAGCAGGTCTTTATGCAGCCGTTTCCCTGGAAGATGCAGCCCACAAGGCTGTGGCACTGGCTAAAGGAGGAGAAGTTACCGATTTTGAAGAATTTTCCATGGGAAAGGATCAGGCTGAAAAGCTGGCGGCGGAAGAACGTGCTGGAATGATCCAGGGACAGAAATATGTAAGAGGCCTTTATACAGGCGGAACCATCTGCGATGAGGCAATGAAGCTTCTGATCGGAAGCATGGAGCATATTTATTCCAATATTCCTTTAAGCCCTGAGGACAAGCTGGAAAATGCAAGAAATGGCCGTTCAAAGGAAAATACTTTCCTTGATTTTGGAGATGATGAGTTTACAGTAGGACGTCCTCATCCAATGATCGATCCATCTTTAAGAGCAGAACGTGTAGTTGAGGAAGCAAGAGATCCTGAAACAGCGGTGATCTTAGTTGACTGTGTGATCGGATATGGATCTCATGAAGATCCGGCAAAGGATCTGTCTGATGCCATCCGTAAAGCGAAAGATCTGGCAGCCAAAGAAGGACGTTATCTGTCAGTAGTAGCCACTGTATGTGGTACAGAAGGCGATCCACAGAGCCGTACCGCTACTTCCCTTCAGTTAGCAGGAGCAGGTGCGATCGTACTTCCCTCTAATGCACAGGCAGCAAGATTTGTACAGCTGATCACAGAAAATCTGTAA
- a CDS encoding DUF1116 domain-containing protein, translating to MSKVNELFEKELCVVNFGIESFYQDLKKQNVKAVHVAWKPVAGGDKKIAGYLKQLKDPKLAEKIEAANKEALRRILAAQPALVGMSTAGEAIPGMTKTTILHAGPPVKWENMCGPMKGAVMGGLIYEGLAKDLKEAEELAASGKITFDSCHHHNAVGPMAGIITYSMPVWHVVNKTFGNDAYCTMNEGLGKVLRFGACDEEVFDRLRKMEKVYYPVLKEALEIHGEIDMKVMIAQALQMGDEGHNRNKAGTSLFIREILADVYKTHFSLEQQQEAIGFINGNDHAFLNLSMPSCKATMDPTLGIPYSTIVSTMCRNGVEFGIRISGLGADQWFTAPSEYIRGLYFPGYSEADANPDIGDSCITETTGIGGFCMAASPAIVQFVGGQVQDAINYSSQMYEITEGEGNAYKIPVLDFRGSATGIDIVKVLETGIRPIINTGIAHKDYGVGQIGAGLVNPPEGCFTKAIEACAKAWEQ from the coding sequence ATGAGCAAAGTAAATGAATTATTTGAAAAAGAATTATGTGTGGTAAATTTCGGAATTGAATCTTTTTATCAGGACCTGAAAAAGCAGAATGTAAAGGCAGTCCATGTAGCATGGAAGCCGGTAGCAGGAGGAGATAAAAAGATCGCCGGTTACTTAAAACAGTTAAAGGATCCAAAGCTGGCAGAAAAGATCGAAGCTGCCAATAAAGAGGCATTAAGAAGGATTCTTGCAGCACAGCCTGCTTTAGTTGGAATGTCTACTGCCGGAGAAGCGATCCCGGGCATGACAAAAACCACCATTCTCCATGCAGGACCTCCTGTAAAGTGGGAAAATATGTGCGGTCCTATGAAAGGCGCTGTTATGGGTGGCCTGATCTATGAAGGACTGGCAAAAGACTTAAAAGAAGCAGAAGAACTGGCAGCAAGCGGAAAGATCACCTTTGATTCCTGCCACCATCACAATGCAGTTGGCCCTATGGCTGGTATTATTACATATTCTATGCCGGTATGGCATGTGGTCAACAAAACCTTTGGAAATGATGCGTACTGCACCATGAATGAAGGTCTTGGAAAGGTACTGCGTTTTGGTGCCTGCGATGAGGAAGTATTTGACCGTTTAAGAAAAATGGAAAAGGTTTATTATCCGGTTCTGAAAGAAGCATTGGAGATCCATGGAGAGATCGATATGAAGGTTATGATCGCCCAGGCTCTTCAGATGGGAGATGAGGGACATAACCGTAACAAAGCAGGAACCTCTTTATTTATCCGTGAGATCCTTGCTGATGTGTACAAGACCCATTTTTCACTGGAACAGCAGCAGGAAGCCATTGGATTTATCAATGGAAATGACCATGCATTCCTGAATCTGTCCATGCCGTCCTGTAAGGCAACTATGGATCCTACACTGGGTATCCCGTACAGCACCATTGTTTCAACTATGTGTAGAAATGGTGTTGAGTTTGGTATCCGCATTTCAGGACTGGGAGCAGATCAGTGGTTTACCGCTCCTTCTGAGTATATCCGTGGCTTATATTTCCCAGGATATTCTGAGGCAGATGCAAACCCGGATATCGGCGACAGCTGTATTACGGAAACAACGGGTATCGGCGGTTTCTGTATGGCAGCATCACCGGCCATTGTACAGTTCGTCGGCGGCCAGGTACAGGATGCTATTAATTATTCATCCCAGATGTATGAGATCACAGAGGGAGAAGGAAATGCTTATAAGATCCCGGTACTGGATTTCAGGGGAAGTGCAACAGGAATCGATATTGTAAAGGTTCTGGAAACAGGTATCCGTCCTATCATCAACACAGGTATCGCTCACAAGGATTATGGTGTAGGACAGATCGGAGCCGGTCTTGTAAATCCGCCGGAAGGCTGCTTTACTAAGGCAATTGAAGCTTGTGCGAAAGCATGGGAACAGTAA